The following are encoded in a window of Lates calcarifer isolate ASB-BC8 linkage group LG20, TLL_Latcal_v3, whole genome shotgun sequence genomic DNA:
- the srrt gene encoding serrate RNA effector molecule homolog isoform X3 produces MLRFDVYRPVNNIKKETREAKERKTSTNITQANNKMGDSDDEYDRRRRDKFRRERSDYDRSREREDRRRDDWNDREWDRGRERRSRGEYRDYDRGRRERFSPPRHDMSPQQKRMRRDWDDHGGDPYRGGYDLGYGGGGGPSYGPPQHWGHPDLHLMQPHHGVPIQARLGNIHDMDLGPPPPIMKSFKEFLLSLDDSVDETEAVKRYNEYKIDFRRQQMQDFFLAHKDEEWFRSKYHPDEASRLKAEAQSALHNRLNVFLFLMENSWFDHVSLDIEQTPAIIKVLDAAVIKMEGGTDHDLRILDMPSEEEEDREKSASISGGVEPSKREDLKTLDGDRKPSVEKEKNEKEENDSANTERAAAAEGEDAREGAEKEAAKEEMPELKKQRRKRKRSGDSDDEASASESDSDSDSDSNSNCSDKPVKKEEVVDKDEEEEDGEEEKQKETTEEGKKEEKKPKDDSPRPRPLHRTCSLFMRSIAPSISKAEIIALCRRYPCFLRVCLSDPHPERRFFRRCWVTFDRSVNIKEVCWNLQNIRLRDCELAPGVNRDLARRVRNVNGITQHKQVLRNDIKLAAKLIHALDEKGDLWSNKSQDEGQSTELPAQNPILKNITDYLIEEVSAEEEELLGSGSGMDPEESTKEGNPAETTVERDDKLAKVLDRLILYLRIVHSIDYYNTCEYPSEDEMPNRCGMIHVRGPIPPNRITHGEVQQWQKMMEEKLSPLFSLKEILSEEEAVKMGRKDPEEEVEKFVSANTQELGKDKWLCPLSGKKFKGPEFVRKHILNKHGDKIEEVKKEVVFFNNFLMDAKRPSLPEMKLPPLPGPGQGLLSPSMPFPPQGIQGPMAFGQPRPPLMGYGGGPPYPPNQYGGGRGNYDNFRGQGGYLGKPRNIR; encoded by the exons ATGCTCCGTTTCGATGTTTATCGACCGGTGAACAACATCAAGAAAGAGACGCGGGAGGCGAAAGAGAGGAAGACGAGCACGAACATCACCCAAGCTAATAATAAG ATGGgagacagtgatgatgaataCGATCGCAGGAGAAGGGACAAATTCAGACGTGAGCGAAGTGATTATGATCgttcaagagagagagaagacagacgCAGAGATGACTGGAATGACAG GGAGTGGGACAGGGGCAGGGAACGGCGCAGTCGTGGTGAGTACCGGGATTATGACAGAGGTCGTAGGGAGAGATTCAGCCCACCCAGACACGACATGAGTCCCCAGCAGAAGCGCATGAGAAGAGACTG GGATGATCATGGTGGAGATCCCTACCGTGGGGGATATGACTTGGGTtatggtggtggaggagggccCAGCTATGGCCCACCACAGCACTGGGGCCATCCTGACTTGCACTTAATGCAGCCTCATCACGGCGTCCCCATTCAGGCAAG GCTCGGTAACATCCATGACATGGATTtgggtcctcctcctccaataATGAAGAGCTTTAAAGAGTTCCTTCTTTCCTTGGATGACTCTGTGGATGAGACTGAGGCAGTCAAACGCTACAATGAGTACAAGATTGACTTCCGCCGACAGCAGATGCAGGACTTCTTTTTGGCTCATAAAGATGAAGAGTG GTTCAGGTCCAAGTACCACCCAGATGAGGCCAGCCGACTTAAGGCAGAGGCTCAGAGTGCCCTGCACAACCGTCTCAATGTCTTCTTGTTCCTGATGGAGAACAGCTGGTTTGATCATGTCTCCCTGGACATTGAACAGACACCAGCCATCATTAAAGTTCTGGATGCAG CTGTGATAAAGATGGAAGGAGGGACAGATCACGACCTTCGCATCCTGGACATGCCATCcgaagaggaagaagacagggaGAAGTCAGCATCTATCTCTGGGGGTGTTGAACCTTCCAAGAGAGAAGACCTCAAAACCTTGGACGGCGATCGCAAACCCTCagtagagaaagagaagaatgaGAAG GAGGAGAATGATTCTGCCAACACAGAAagggctgctgcagcagaaggGGAGGATGCGAGAGAGGGGGCAGAGAAAGAAGCTGCCAAAGAAGAAATGCCCGAGCTCAAGAAG CAGAGACGAAAGAGGAAGCGCAGTGGAGACAGTGATGATGAAGCCAGTGCCTCAGAGAGcgactctgactctgattcaGACTCCAACTCTAACTGTTCTGACAAACCTgtgaagaaggaggaggtggtagataaggatgaggaggaggaggatggtgaAG aggagaaacaaaagGAGACCACtgaagaggggaagaaagaagaaaagaagccTAAAGATGACTCTCCCAGACCACGGCCTCTTCACCGGACCTGCTCTCTCTTCATGAGGAGTATTGCTCCCAGTATTTCCAAGGCTGAGATTATCGCT ctttgCCGGCGATACCCTTGCTTCCTGCGTGTTTGCTTGTCTGACCCTCATCCAGAGCGCAG ATTTTTCAGACGCTGCTGGGTAACATTTGACCGTAGCGTCAATATCAAAGAGGTCTGCTGGAACCTTCAGAACATTCGA CTGCGAGACTGTGAACTGGCACCGGGGGTGAACAGGGACCTGGCCCGGAGGGTGCGTAATGTTAATGGCATCACTCAGCACAAGCAGGTGCTCCGCAATGACATCAAGCTGGCTGCCAAGCTCATTCATGCTTTGGACGAGAAAGGGGATCTGTGGAGCAACAAGTCCCAGGATGAGGGGCAGAGCACTGAG TTGCCTGCTCAGAACCCCATCTTGAAGAATATCACAGATTACCTGATAGAGGAGGTgagtgctgaggaggaggagctcctCGGCTCTGGAAGTGGGATGGATCCAGAGGAGAGCACCAAGGAAGGCAACCCTGCAGAGACAACTGTGGAGAGGGATGACAAACTGGCCAAG GTTTTGGACCGTCTGATCTTGTATCTGCGTATTGTGCATTCAATTGACTACTACAACACCTGTGAATACCCGAGTGAGGATGAAATGCCCAATCGCTGTGGCATGATCCATGTCCGTGGACCCATCCCACCAAACCGCATCACACATGGAGAAG TGCAACAGTGGCAGAAGATGATGGAGGAGAAGCTTAGTCCTTTGTTCAGTTTAAAAGAAATCCTCTCTGAGGAAGAGGCCGTGAAGATGGGCCGCAAGGATCCtgaggaagaggtggagaagTTTGTCTCAGCCAACACTCAAGAACTGGGAAAGGACAAATGGCTTTGCCCGCTAAGTGGCAAAAAATTTAAG GGCCCAGAGTTTGTACGAAAGCACATCCTGAACAAACATGGGGACAAAATTGAAGAAGTTAAAAAAGAAGTTGTCTTCTTTAACAATTTCCTGATGGATGCCAAGAGACCGTCACTTCCAGAGATGaaacttcctcctcttccaggCCCAGGTCAAG GTTTGCTTTCTCCCAGCATGCCATTTCCTCCTCAAGGTATTCAGGGTCCGATGGCCTTTGGACAGCCTCGTCCACCACTGATGGGTTATGGCG GTGGACCTCCTTATCCCCCCAACCAAtatggaggaggcagaggcaaCTATGACAACTTCCGCGGACAAGGTGGCTACCTGGGGAAGCCACGCAACATTAGGTGA
- the srrt gene encoding serrate RNA effector molecule homolog isoform X1, protein MLRFDVYRPVNNIKKETREAKERKTSTNITQANNKMGDSDDEYDRRRRDKFRRERSDYDRSREREDRRRDDWNDREWDRGRERRSRGEYRDYDRGRRERFSPPRHDMSPQQKRMRRDWDDHGGDPYRGGYDLGYGGGGGPSYGPPQHWGHPDLHLMQPHHGVPIQARLGNIHDMDLGPPPPIMKSFKEFLLSLDDSVDETEAVKRYNEYKIDFRRQQMQDFFLAHKDEEWFRSKYHPDEASRLKAEAQSALHNRLNVFLFLMENSWFDHVSLDIEQTPAIIKVLDAAVIKMEGGTDHDLRILDMPSEEEEDREKSASISGGVEPSKREDLKTLDGDRKPSVEKEKNEKEENDSANTERAAAAEGEDAREGAEKEAAKEEMPELKKQRRKRKRSGDSDDEASASESDSDSDSDSNSNCSDKPVKKEEVVDKDEEEEDGEEEKQKETTEEGKKEEKKPKDDSPRPRPLHRTCSLFMRSIAPSISKAEIIALCRRYPCFLRVCLSDPHPERRFFRRCWVTFDRSVNIKEVCWNLQNIRLRDCELAPGVNRDLARRVRNVNGITQHKQVLRNDIKLAAKLIHALDEKGDLWSNKSQDEGQSTELPAQNPILKNITDYLIEEVSAEEEELLGSGSGMDPEESTKEGNPAETTVERDDKLAKVLDRLILYLRIVHSIDYYNTCEYPSEDEMPNRCGMIHVRGPIPPNRITHGEVQQWQKMMEEKLSPLFSLKEILSEEEAVKMGRKDPEEEVEKFVSANTQELGKDKWLCPLSGKKFKGPEFVRKHILNKHGDKIEEVKKEVVFFNNFLMDAKRPSLPEMKLPPLPGPGQGLLSPSMPFPPQGIQGPMAFGQPRPPLMGYGGGPPYPPNQYGGGRGNYDNFRGQGGYLGKPRNIRMSRGDPRNIIEYRDLDAPDDMDFF, encoded by the exons ATGCTCCGTTTCGATGTTTATCGACCGGTGAACAACATCAAGAAAGAGACGCGGGAGGCGAAAGAGAGGAAGACGAGCACGAACATCACCCAAGCTAATAATAAG ATGGgagacagtgatgatgaataCGATCGCAGGAGAAGGGACAAATTCAGACGTGAGCGAAGTGATTATGATCgttcaagagagagagaagacagacgCAGAGATGACTGGAATGACAG GGAGTGGGACAGGGGCAGGGAACGGCGCAGTCGTGGTGAGTACCGGGATTATGACAGAGGTCGTAGGGAGAGATTCAGCCCACCCAGACACGACATGAGTCCCCAGCAGAAGCGCATGAGAAGAGACTG GGATGATCATGGTGGAGATCCCTACCGTGGGGGATATGACTTGGGTtatggtggtggaggagggccCAGCTATGGCCCACCACAGCACTGGGGCCATCCTGACTTGCACTTAATGCAGCCTCATCACGGCGTCCCCATTCAGGCAAG GCTCGGTAACATCCATGACATGGATTtgggtcctcctcctccaataATGAAGAGCTTTAAAGAGTTCCTTCTTTCCTTGGATGACTCTGTGGATGAGACTGAGGCAGTCAAACGCTACAATGAGTACAAGATTGACTTCCGCCGACAGCAGATGCAGGACTTCTTTTTGGCTCATAAAGATGAAGAGTG GTTCAGGTCCAAGTACCACCCAGATGAGGCCAGCCGACTTAAGGCAGAGGCTCAGAGTGCCCTGCACAACCGTCTCAATGTCTTCTTGTTCCTGATGGAGAACAGCTGGTTTGATCATGTCTCCCTGGACATTGAACAGACACCAGCCATCATTAAAGTTCTGGATGCAG CTGTGATAAAGATGGAAGGAGGGACAGATCACGACCTTCGCATCCTGGACATGCCATCcgaagaggaagaagacagggaGAAGTCAGCATCTATCTCTGGGGGTGTTGAACCTTCCAAGAGAGAAGACCTCAAAACCTTGGACGGCGATCGCAAACCCTCagtagagaaagagaagaatgaGAAG GAGGAGAATGATTCTGCCAACACAGAAagggctgctgcagcagaaggGGAGGATGCGAGAGAGGGGGCAGAGAAAGAAGCTGCCAAAGAAGAAATGCCCGAGCTCAAGAAG CAGAGACGAAAGAGGAAGCGCAGTGGAGACAGTGATGATGAAGCCAGTGCCTCAGAGAGcgactctgactctgattcaGACTCCAACTCTAACTGTTCTGACAAACCTgtgaagaaggaggaggtggtagataaggatgaggaggaggaggatggtgaAG aggagaaacaaaagGAGACCACtgaagaggggaagaaagaagaaaagaagccTAAAGATGACTCTCCCAGACCACGGCCTCTTCACCGGACCTGCTCTCTCTTCATGAGGAGTATTGCTCCCAGTATTTCCAAGGCTGAGATTATCGCT ctttgCCGGCGATACCCTTGCTTCCTGCGTGTTTGCTTGTCTGACCCTCATCCAGAGCGCAG ATTTTTCAGACGCTGCTGGGTAACATTTGACCGTAGCGTCAATATCAAAGAGGTCTGCTGGAACCTTCAGAACATTCGA CTGCGAGACTGTGAACTGGCACCGGGGGTGAACAGGGACCTGGCCCGGAGGGTGCGTAATGTTAATGGCATCACTCAGCACAAGCAGGTGCTCCGCAATGACATCAAGCTGGCTGCCAAGCTCATTCATGCTTTGGACGAGAAAGGGGATCTGTGGAGCAACAAGTCCCAGGATGAGGGGCAGAGCACTGAG TTGCCTGCTCAGAACCCCATCTTGAAGAATATCACAGATTACCTGATAGAGGAGGTgagtgctgaggaggaggagctcctCGGCTCTGGAAGTGGGATGGATCCAGAGGAGAGCACCAAGGAAGGCAACCCTGCAGAGACAACTGTGGAGAGGGATGACAAACTGGCCAAG GTTTTGGACCGTCTGATCTTGTATCTGCGTATTGTGCATTCAATTGACTACTACAACACCTGTGAATACCCGAGTGAGGATGAAATGCCCAATCGCTGTGGCATGATCCATGTCCGTGGACCCATCCCACCAAACCGCATCACACATGGAGAAG TGCAACAGTGGCAGAAGATGATGGAGGAGAAGCTTAGTCCTTTGTTCAGTTTAAAAGAAATCCTCTCTGAGGAAGAGGCCGTGAAGATGGGCCGCAAGGATCCtgaggaagaggtggagaagTTTGTCTCAGCCAACACTCAAGAACTGGGAAAGGACAAATGGCTTTGCCCGCTAAGTGGCAAAAAATTTAAG GGCCCAGAGTTTGTACGAAAGCACATCCTGAACAAACATGGGGACAAAATTGAAGAAGTTAAAAAAGAAGTTGTCTTCTTTAACAATTTCCTGATGGATGCCAAGAGACCGTCACTTCCAGAGATGaaacttcctcctcttccaggCCCAGGTCAAG GTTTGCTTTCTCCCAGCATGCCATTTCCTCCTCAAGGTATTCAGGGTCCGATGGCCTTTGGACAGCCTCGTCCACCACTGATGGGTTATGGCG GTGGACCTCCTTATCCCCCCAACCAAtatggaggaggcagaggcaaCTATGACAACTTCCGCGGACAAGGTGGCTACCTGGGGAAGCCACGCAACATTAG AATGTCACGAGGTGATCCACGCAACATCATTGAATATCGCGACCTGGACGCTCCAGATGATATGGACTTCTTTTAG
- the srrt gene encoding serrate RNA effector molecule homolog isoform X4 codes for MLFLHHFLFIFGSNRIPKPNLCVFRHTIGVKWSAFSQKRPPLCIYLLLNWQNKRFRSKYHPDEASRLKAEAQSALHNRLNVFLFLMENSWFDHVSLDIEQTPAIIKVLDAAVIKMEGGTDHDLRILDMPSEEEEDREKSASISGGVEPSKREDLKTLDGDRKPSVEKEKNEKEENDSANTERAAAAEGEDAREGAEKEAAKEEMPELKKQRRKRKRSGDSDDEASASESDSDSDSDSNSNCSDKPVKKEEVVDKDEEEEDGEEEKQKETTEEGKKEEKKPKDDSPRPRPLHRTCSLFMRSIAPSISKAEIIALCRRYPCFLRVCLSDPHPERRFFRRCWVTFDRSVNIKEVCWNLQNIRLRDCELAPGVNRDLARRVRNVNGITQHKQVLRNDIKLAAKLIHALDEKGDLWSNKSQDEGQSTELPAQNPILKNITDYLIEEVSAEEEELLGSGSGMDPEESTKEGNPAETTVERDDKLAKVLDRLILYLRIVHSIDYYNTCEYPSEDEMPNRCGMIHVRGPIPPNRITHGEVQQWQKMMEEKLSPLFSLKEILSEEEAVKMGRKDPEEEVEKFVSANTQELGKDKWLCPLSGKKFKGPEFVRKHILNKHGDKIEEVKKEVVFFNNFLMDAKRPSLPEMKLPPLPGPGQGLLSPSMPFPPQGIQGPMAFGQPRPPLMGYGGGPPYPPNQYGGGRGNYDNFRGQGGYLGKPRNIRMSRGDPRNIIEYRDLDAPDDMDFF; via the exons atgctttttctacaccattttctttttatattcGGATCAAATCGAATCCCAAAACCGAATTTGTGTGTATTCAGACACACCATTGGGGTGAAGTGGAGCGCGTTTTCACAGAAGAGACCCcctctctgtatttatttgttattaaacTGGCAGAACAAAAG GTTCAGGTCCAAGTACCACCCAGATGAGGCCAGCCGACTTAAGGCAGAGGCTCAGAGTGCCCTGCACAACCGTCTCAATGTCTTCTTGTTCCTGATGGAGAACAGCTGGTTTGATCATGTCTCCCTGGACATTGAACAGACACCAGCCATCATTAAAGTTCTGGATGCAG CTGTGATAAAGATGGAAGGAGGGACAGATCACGACCTTCGCATCCTGGACATGCCATCcgaagaggaagaagacagggaGAAGTCAGCATCTATCTCTGGGGGTGTTGAACCTTCCAAGAGAGAAGACCTCAAAACCTTGGACGGCGATCGCAAACCCTCagtagagaaagagaagaatgaGAAG GAGGAGAATGATTCTGCCAACACAGAAagggctgctgcagcagaaggGGAGGATGCGAGAGAGGGGGCAGAGAAAGAAGCTGCCAAAGAAGAAATGCCCGAGCTCAAGAAG CAGAGACGAAAGAGGAAGCGCAGTGGAGACAGTGATGATGAAGCCAGTGCCTCAGAGAGcgactctgactctgattcaGACTCCAACTCTAACTGTTCTGACAAACCTgtgaagaaggaggaggtggtagataaggatgaggaggaggaggatggtgaAG aggagaaacaaaagGAGACCACtgaagaggggaagaaagaagaaaagaagccTAAAGATGACTCTCCCAGACCACGGCCTCTTCACCGGACCTGCTCTCTCTTCATGAGGAGTATTGCTCCCAGTATTTCCAAGGCTGAGATTATCGCT ctttgCCGGCGATACCCTTGCTTCCTGCGTGTTTGCTTGTCTGACCCTCATCCAGAGCGCAG ATTTTTCAGACGCTGCTGGGTAACATTTGACCGTAGCGTCAATATCAAAGAGGTCTGCTGGAACCTTCAGAACATTCGA CTGCGAGACTGTGAACTGGCACCGGGGGTGAACAGGGACCTGGCCCGGAGGGTGCGTAATGTTAATGGCATCACTCAGCACAAGCAGGTGCTCCGCAATGACATCAAGCTGGCTGCCAAGCTCATTCATGCTTTGGACGAGAAAGGGGATCTGTGGAGCAACAAGTCCCAGGATGAGGGGCAGAGCACTGAG TTGCCTGCTCAGAACCCCATCTTGAAGAATATCACAGATTACCTGATAGAGGAGGTgagtgctgaggaggaggagctcctCGGCTCTGGAAGTGGGATGGATCCAGAGGAGAGCACCAAGGAAGGCAACCCTGCAGAGACAACTGTGGAGAGGGATGACAAACTGGCCAAG GTTTTGGACCGTCTGATCTTGTATCTGCGTATTGTGCATTCAATTGACTACTACAACACCTGTGAATACCCGAGTGAGGATGAAATGCCCAATCGCTGTGGCATGATCCATGTCCGTGGACCCATCCCACCAAACCGCATCACACATGGAGAAG TGCAACAGTGGCAGAAGATGATGGAGGAGAAGCTTAGTCCTTTGTTCAGTTTAAAAGAAATCCTCTCTGAGGAAGAGGCCGTGAAGATGGGCCGCAAGGATCCtgaggaagaggtggagaagTTTGTCTCAGCCAACACTCAAGAACTGGGAAAGGACAAATGGCTTTGCCCGCTAAGTGGCAAAAAATTTAAG GGCCCAGAGTTTGTACGAAAGCACATCCTGAACAAACATGGGGACAAAATTGAAGAAGTTAAAAAAGAAGTTGTCTTCTTTAACAATTTCCTGATGGATGCCAAGAGACCGTCACTTCCAGAGATGaaacttcctcctcttccaggCCCAGGTCAAG GTTTGCTTTCTCCCAGCATGCCATTTCCTCCTCAAGGTATTCAGGGTCCGATGGCCTTTGGACAGCCTCGTCCACCACTGATGGGTTATGGCG GTGGACCTCCTTATCCCCCCAACCAAtatggaggaggcagaggcaaCTATGACAACTTCCGCGGACAAGGTGGCTACCTGGGGAAGCCACGCAACATTAG AATGTCACGAGGTGATCCACGCAACATCATTGAATATCGCGACCTGGACGCTCCAGATGATATGGACTTCTTTTAG
- the srrt gene encoding serrate RNA effector molecule homolog isoform X2 produces the protein MLRFDVYRPVNNIKKETREAKERKTSTNITQANNKMGDSDDEYDRRRRDKFRRERSDYDRSREREDRRRDDWNDREWDRGRERRSRGEYRDYDRGRRERFSPPRHDMSPQQKRMRRDWDDHGGDPYRGGYDLGYGGGGGPSYGPPQHWGHPDLHLMQPHHGVPIQARLGNIHDMDLGPPPPIMKSFKEFLLSLDDSVDETEAVKRYNEYKIDFRRQQMQDFFLAHKDEEWFRSKYHPDEASRLKAEAQSALHNRLNVFLFLMENSWFDHVSLDIEQTPAIIKVLDAAVIKMEGGTDHDLRILDMPSEEEEDREKSASISGGVEPSKREDLKTLDGDRKPSVEKEKNEKEENDSANTERAAAAEGEDAREGAEKEAAKEEMPELKKRRKRKRSGDSDDEASASESDSDSDSDSNSNCSDKPVKKEEVVDKDEEEEDGEEEKQKETTEEGKKEEKKPKDDSPRPRPLHRTCSLFMRSIAPSISKAEIIALCRRYPCFLRVCLSDPHPERRFFRRCWVTFDRSVNIKEVCWNLQNIRLRDCELAPGVNRDLARRVRNVNGITQHKQVLRNDIKLAAKLIHALDEKGDLWSNKSQDEGQSTELPAQNPILKNITDYLIEEVSAEEEELLGSGSGMDPEESTKEGNPAETTVERDDKLAKVLDRLILYLRIVHSIDYYNTCEYPSEDEMPNRCGMIHVRGPIPPNRITHGEVQQWQKMMEEKLSPLFSLKEILSEEEAVKMGRKDPEEEVEKFVSANTQELGKDKWLCPLSGKKFKGPEFVRKHILNKHGDKIEEVKKEVVFFNNFLMDAKRPSLPEMKLPPLPGPGQGLLSPSMPFPPQGIQGPMAFGQPRPPLMGYGGGPPYPPNQYGGGRGNYDNFRGQGGYLGKPRNIRMSRGDPRNIIEYRDLDAPDDMDFF, from the exons ATGCTCCGTTTCGATGTTTATCGACCGGTGAACAACATCAAGAAAGAGACGCGGGAGGCGAAAGAGAGGAAGACGAGCACGAACATCACCCAAGCTAATAATAAG ATGGgagacagtgatgatgaataCGATCGCAGGAGAAGGGACAAATTCAGACGTGAGCGAAGTGATTATGATCgttcaagagagagagaagacagacgCAGAGATGACTGGAATGACAG GGAGTGGGACAGGGGCAGGGAACGGCGCAGTCGTGGTGAGTACCGGGATTATGACAGAGGTCGTAGGGAGAGATTCAGCCCACCCAGACACGACATGAGTCCCCAGCAGAAGCGCATGAGAAGAGACTG GGATGATCATGGTGGAGATCCCTACCGTGGGGGATATGACTTGGGTtatggtggtggaggagggccCAGCTATGGCCCACCACAGCACTGGGGCCATCCTGACTTGCACTTAATGCAGCCTCATCACGGCGTCCCCATTCAGGCAAG GCTCGGTAACATCCATGACATGGATTtgggtcctcctcctccaataATGAAGAGCTTTAAAGAGTTCCTTCTTTCCTTGGATGACTCTGTGGATGAGACTGAGGCAGTCAAACGCTACAATGAGTACAAGATTGACTTCCGCCGACAGCAGATGCAGGACTTCTTTTTGGCTCATAAAGATGAAGAGTG GTTCAGGTCCAAGTACCACCCAGATGAGGCCAGCCGACTTAAGGCAGAGGCTCAGAGTGCCCTGCACAACCGTCTCAATGTCTTCTTGTTCCTGATGGAGAACAGCTGGTTTGATCATGTCTCCCTGGACATTGAACAGACACCAGCCATCATTAAAGTTCTGGATGCAG CTGTGATAAAGATGGAAGGAGGGACAGATCACGACCTTCGCATCCTGGACATGCCATCcgaagaggaagaagacagggaGAAGTCAGCATCTATCTCTGGGGGTGTTGAACCTTCCAAGAGAGAAGACCTCAAAACCTTGGACGGCGATCGCAAACCCTCagtagagaaagagaagaatgaGAAG GAGGAGAATGATTCTGCCAACACAGAAagggctgctgcagcagaaggGGAGGATGCGAGAGAGGGGGCAGAGAAAGAAGCTGCCAAAGAAGAAATGCCCGAGCTCAAGAAG AGACGAAAGAGGAAGCGCAGTGGAGACAGTGATGATGAAGCCAGTGCCTCAGAGAGcgactctgactctgattcaGACTCCAACTCTAACTGTTCTGACAAACCTgtgaagaaggaggaggtggtagataaggatgaggaggaggaggatggtgaAG aggagaaacaaaagGAGACCACtgaagaggggaagaaagaagaaaagaagccTAAAGATGACTCTCCCAGACCACGGCCTCTTCACCGGACCTGCTCTCTCTTCATGAGGAGTATTGCTCCCAGTATTTCCAAGGCTGAGATTATCGCT ctttgCCGGCGATACCCTTGCTTCCTGCGTGTTTGCTTGTCTGACCCTCATCCAGAGCGCAG ATTTTTCAGACGCTGCTGGGTAACATTTGACCGTAGCGTCAATATCAAAGAGGTCTGCTGGAACCTTCAGAACATTCGA CTGCGAGACTGTGAACTGGCACCGGGGGTGAACAGGGACCTGGCCCGGAGGGTGCGTAATGTTAATGGCATCACTCAGCACAAGCAGGTGCTCCGCAATGACATCAAGCTGGCTGCCAAGCTCATTCATGCTTTGGACGAGAAAGGGGATCTGTGGAGCAACAAGTCCCAGGATGAGGGGCAGAGCACTGAG TTGCCTGCTCAGAACCCCATCTTGAAGAATATCACAGATTACCTGATAGAGGAGGTgagtgctgaggaggaggagctcctCGGCTCTGGAAGTGGGATGGATCCAGAGGAGAGCACCAAGGAAGGCAACCCTGCAGAGACAACTGTGGAGAGGGATGACAAACTGGCCAAG GTTTTGGACCGTCTGATCTTGTATCTGCGTATTGTGCATTCAATTGACTACTACAACACCTGTGAATACCCGAGTGAGGATGAAATGCCCAATCGCTGTGGCATGATCCATGTCCGTGGACCCATCCCACCAAACCGCATCACACATGGAGAAG TGCAACAGTGGCAGAAGATGATGGAGGAGAAGCTTAGTCCTTTGTTCAGTTTAAAAGAAATCCTCTCTGAGGAAGAGGCCGTGAAGATGGGCCGCAAGGATCCtgaggaagaggtggagaagTTTGTCTCAGCCAACACTCAAGAACTGGGAAAGGACAAATGGCTTTGCCCGCTAAGTGGCAAAAAATTTAAG GGCCCAGAGTTTGTACGAAAGCACATCCTGAACAAACATGGGGACAAAATTGAAGAAGTTAAAAAAGAAGTTGTCTTCTTTAACAATTTCCTGATGGATGCCAAGAGACCGTCACTTCCAGAGATGaaacttcctcctcttccaggCCCAGGTCAAG GTTTGCTTTCTCCCAGCATGCCATTTCCTCCTCAAGGTATTCAGGGTCCGATGGCCTTTGGACAGCCTCGTCCACCACTGATGGGTTATGGCG GTGGACCTCCTTATCCCCCCAACCAAtatggaggaggcagaggcaaCTATGACAACTTCCGCGGACAAGGTGGCTACCTGGGGAAGCCACGCAACATTAG AATGTCACGAGGTGATCCACGCAACATCATTGAATATCGCGACCTGGACGCTCCAGATGATATGGACTTCTTTTAG